Proteins encoded within one genomic window of Brassica rapa cultivar Chiifu-401-42 chromosome A09, CAAS_Brap_v3.01, whole genome shotgun sequence:
- the LOC103841007 gene encoding GATA transcription factor 18, translating into MMQTPYNTSMQGQYCHSCGMFHHHNQSSCYNNNSNAGSYSTVFSMQSGGVYEPNGEDYYSSSVVDCTLSLGTPSTRLCEEDEKRRRSTPSGASSCISNFWDLLQNKNNNNSKMTPSNVPSYSIANSIKPGRGCSGGNGSGGGDSLLARRCANCDTTSTPLWRNGPRGPKSLCNACGIRFKKEERRTTAASVNAVVGAAPVAVDHYSHHNAGYNNYSIATGNNNNGTLWGHHTTQRVPCNYPANEIRFMDDYGGAGASNCDSDGGHGGVPFLSWRLNVADRASLVHDFTR; encoded by the exons atgatgcAGACTCCCTACAATACTTCAATGCAGGGGCAGTATTGTCATTCTTGCGGAATGTTCCACCACCACAACCAAAGCAGCTGCTACAACAACAACTCCAACGCCGGCTCTTACTCAACGGTCTTTTCCATGCAAAGCGGCGGCGTTTACGAGCCTAATGGCGAGGATTATTACTCTTCCTCCGTCGTTGACTGCACTCTCTCTCTTGGAACTCCTTCCACACGCCTTTGTGAGGAGGATGAGAAACGCAGACGCTCTACTCCTTCTGGTGCGTCTTCTTGCATCTCCAACTTCTGGGACTTgcttcaaaacaaaaacaacaacaactccAAAATGACGCCTAGTAACGTCCCTTCTTACTCCATTGCTAATTCCATCAAGCCAGGACGCGGTTGCTCCGGTGGCAACGGCAGCGGCGGTGGCGACTCTCTCCTTGCCAGACGCTGTGCCAACTGTGACACAACCTCAACTCCACTATGGAGAAATGGTCCTAGAGGCCCTAAG TCCCTATGCAACGCATGCGGCATTCGTTTCAAAAAGGAAGAGAGAAGAACCACGGCGGCTTCAGTGAACGCGGTCGTCGGAGCTGCACCCGTAGCAGTTGATCACTACAGTCATCACAACGCCGGCTACAACAACTACAGTATTGCAACTGGTAACAACAATAATGGTACTTTGTGGGGTCATCACACGACTCAGAGGGTTCCGTGCAACTATCCGGCAAACGAGATTAGGTTCATGGATGATTACGGCGGCGCTGGAGCTAGTAACTGTGATTCTGATGGTGGTCACGGCGGCGTTCCGTTTCTTTCGTGGAGGCTTAATGTGGCGGATAGGGCAAGTCTTGTCCATGACTTCACCagataa
- the LOC103841008 gene encoding DNA-3-methyladenine glycosylase 1 has product MSLRKTLTALSRPPSPISAVNLEAAEPSRSSQITFRPRKLRRVSLDDLNPSPTTITASPLSSKSTVDIALRHLLISDELLGGVISAHNTPPVFESTSTPFLSLARSILYQQLATKAAKCIYDRFISLFPGGESGVLPESVISVSAVDLRKIGVSGRKASYLHDLAGKYKSGELSDEMILEMSDGELTDRLTSVKGIGVWTVHMFMIFSLHRPDVLPVGDLGVRKGVKDLYGLKNLPGPLQMEQLCEKWRPFRSVGSWYMWRLIESNKTSKTKLSK; this is encoded by the coding sequence ATGTCTCTCCGTAAAACCCTAACCGCATTAAGCCGACCTCCGTCGCCAATCTCCGCCGTCAATCTCGAAGCTGCAGAGCCCTCTCGCTCTTCACAAATCACTTTCCGACCCCGTAAACTCCGGAGAGTTTCGTTAGATGATCTGAATCCGTCGCCGACGACGATCACCGCGTCTCCTCTATCCTCGAAGTCGACGGTTGATATCGCGCTCCGCCACCTCCTAATCTCCGACGAGCTCCTCGGAGGAGTAATCTCGGCTCACAACACTCCCCCCGTGTTCGAATCAACCAGCACACCGTTCCTCTCCCTAGCGAGATCCATCCTCTACCAACAGCTCGCCACCAAGGCTGCGAAGTGCATCTACGATCGGTTCATCTCTCTGTTCCCCGGCGGAGAATCAGGTGTCCTCCCTGAGTCCGTCATCTCAGTCTCCGCCGTGGATCTTCGTAAGATCGGCGTCTCCGGGAGGAAAGCGAGCTACCTCCACGACTTAGCCGGAAAATACAAAAGCGGCGAGCTTTCCGATGAGATGATTCTGGAAATGAGCGATGGAGAGCTGACCGACCGGTTAACTTCGGTTAAGGGGATTGGAGTGTGGACGGTTCACATGTTCATGATATTCTCGCTTCACAGGCCTGATGTGTTGCCTGTGGGGGATCTCGGCGTGAGGAAAGGCGTGAAGGATCTTTACGGTTTGAAAAATCTTCCTGGTCCGTTGCAGATGGAGCAGCTTTGTGAGAAGTGGAGGCCTTTCAGGTCCGTTGGTTCATGGTACATGTGGAGACTCATCGAGTCTAACAAGACTTCTAAGACCAAGTTGTCTAAATAA
- the LOC103841009 gene encoding zinc-finger homeodomain protein 7, translated as MEHGGKCNAIATTTKISTKILEAKPHTNSYPKAKPGLDPTLPPFLVKKENHKPSSRGDQETKYKECQKNHAVSTGGHVVDGCCEFMPGGEEGTLGALKCAACSCHRSFHRKEVYEHINSTQELMSPAFYRSGSLYKAMIQPRGLYLPKKKRIRTKINEEQKEKMKEFAERLGWRILKKDEEEINKFCRLVNLRRQVFKVWMHNNKQAMKRNGNACNLQK; from the coding sequence ATGGAGCATGGAGGAAAATGCAATGCAATTGCTACCACAACAAAAATCTCAACCAAAATCTTAGAAGCAAAACCACATACCAACTCTTATCCGAAAGCCAAACCCGGTTTAGATCCGACTTTACCTCCATTCTTGGTCAAGAAAGAAAACCATAAACCGAGTTCACGTGGTGACCAAGAAACCAAGTACAAGGAGTGCCAGAAGAACCACGCGGTCTCAACCGGAGGACACGTGGTGGACGGATGCTGCGAGTTCATGCCTGGAGGAGAAGAGGGCACACTCGGTGCGCTAAAATGCGCAGCATGCAGTTGCCACCGGAGTTTTCACCGGAAGGAAGTCTACGAACATATAAATAGTACACAAGAGCTGATGTCTCCGGCGTTTTACCGCAGTGGTAGCTTGTACAAGGCGATGATACAACCACGTGGATTGTATCTtccgaagaagaagaggataagGACGAAGATCAATGAAGAACAAAAGGAAAAGATGAAGGAATTTGCAGAGAGGCTAGGGTGGAGGATCCTGAAGAAAGACGAAGAGGAGATCAATAAGTTCTGTAGGTTGGTGAATCTGAGAAGACAGGTTTTCAAAGTGTGGATGCATAATAACAAGCAAGCAATGAAGAGGAATGGTAACGCTTGTAATCTGCAAAAATGA
- the LOC103841010 gene encoding uncharacterized protein LOC103841010 — translation MFRAMSTRKVHGGYEKLVEDEPKLKRVTSVPASVYGNSRNPVQEEVKKTPTVKPTGGSVHPLLSFFDVRFQKKKKKTKKSLATAKPEFARYMAYVKEGGVWDPNSNAPVIHYR, via the coding sequence ATGTTTAGAGCCATGAGCACCAGGAAAGTCCACGGCGGCTACGAAAAGCTCGTGGAAGATGAACCGAAGTTGAAGCGGGTCACGAGCGTTCCGGCTAGTGTTTATGGTAATTCAAGAAACCCGGTTCAAGAGGAGGTGAAGAAGACACCGACGGTGAAACCAACCGGTGGTTCTGTTCATCCCTTGCTAAGTTTCTTCGACGTACGttttcagaagaagaagaagaaaaccaaGAAGAGTTTGGCCACGGCGAAACCAGAGTTTGCGAGGTATATGGCGTATGTTAAGGAAGGAGGTGTGTGGGATCCTAATTCTAACGCACCGGTGATTCATTATAGATAG
- the LOC103841012 gene encoding uncharacterized protein LOC103841012, with protein sequence MPTFSAIALDRMLEPGAASTSPSLHYSKPPLSKLENGTRPQMSPALYATPDAIPLPNSPSSSSFPPSPYIINHKSRGPRLLKSSSEANVASQQKPLEDEGVTGGADVKVSPRRKSTSFSFPISEATEEDYANGVYDRQVGDFSFDGKLGNGKLELDSAANNDLEWENNLPEPFTAKVDKESESEDFYDPGESASFTSNTDAGEEGSHRLATPVGEFYDAWDELSSDSGMQSSVNNNETELREIRLSLLMEIEKRKQTEEALERMQTHWQMLREQLAQVGVFVPIDPTTSTSNMNLSEELRCQLEVARFVSDSLGRGMAKAEVEMEMEAMLETKNFEITRLSDRVHYYEAVNREMSQRNQEAIEVARRERQKRKKRQRWIWGSIATTITLGSAALAWSYIPASRPSSEASQTLKDD encoded by the exons ATGCCTACTTTCTCTGCAATTGCTTTGGATAGAATGCTAGAGCCAGGTGCTGCTTCCACGTCTCCTTCGCTTCATTATTCAAAGCCACCGTTATCTAAGCTGGAGAATGGCACTCGTCCTCAGATGTCACCGGCTCTCTACGCCACTCCTGATGCTATCCCTCTACCTAACTCTCCATCCTCATCTTCCTTCCCACCGTCGCCTTATATCATCAACCACAAATCACGCGGTCCTCGTCTTTTGAAAAGCTCTTCCGAGGCTAACGTGGCTTCCCAACAGAAGCCCCTTGAAGATGAAGGTGTTACTGGCGGTGCTGATGTGAAGGTTTCGCCTCGGAGGAAGTCCACCTCCTTCTCGTTTCCTATCAGCGAGGCTACTGAAGAGGATTATGCCAATGGTGTTTATGATCGCCAAGTTGGAGACTTTAGTTTTGATGGGAAACTTGGTAATGGAAAGTTGGAATTGGATAGTGCTGCCAATAATGATTTAGAATGGGAGAACAATCTGCCGGAGCCTTTCACTGCCAAGGTAGATAAGGAGAGTGAGTCTGAAGATTTCTATGACCCGGGTGAGTCAGCAAGCTTCACAAGTAACACCGATGCAGGAGAGGAAGGCTCACACAGACTTGCTACCCCTGTGGGAGAGTTTTATGATGCTTGGGACG AGCTATCAAGCGACAGTGGAATGCAGAGTTCAGTTAACAACAATGAAACTGAGCTTAGGGAGATAAGGCTGAGTTTACTAATGGAAATCGAGAAGAGAAAACAAACAGAGGAGGCGCTGGAGCGGATGCAAACACACTGGCAGATGCTCCGTGAGCAGTTGGCCCAGGTTGGTGTGTTCGTTCCTATTGATCCAACCACCTCCACCAGCAACATGAACCTTTCAGAAGAACTACGCTGCCAGCTCGAGGTTGCTAGGTTTGTCTCCGACTCCTTAGGCAGAGGTATGGCTAAGGCGGAGGTAGAGATGGAGATGGAAGCTATGCTCGAAACTAAGAACTTTGAGATCACACGTTTGTCTGACCGTGTGCACTACTACGAAGCTGTGAACCGGGAAATGTCTCAACGAAACCAAGAAGCCATAG AGGTGGCACGAAGAGAGAGacagaagagaaagaagaggcaGAGATGGATATGGGGATCTATTGCAACAACTATTACCCTAGGAAGCGCAGCATTGGCATGGTCTTACATTCCTGCGTCCCGACCATCATCAGAAGCATCACAGACTCTCAAGGATGATTAA
- the LOC117127821 gene encoding LOW QUALITY PROTEIN: lipid phosphate phosphatase epsilon 1, chloroplastic (The sequence of the model RefSeq protein was modified relative to this genomic sequence to represent the inferred CDS: inserted 2 bases in 1 codon) yields the protein MPKRNGQESNLKAYKKYTNKTRQRITSFRANNVQRDLNVNFQSHSSIIAPSWVFLSLGSMTVLVKRFASNDLSELWNELVSRGRIEAIFNRLRKWVVSALFASIIILLRHDGTALWAIIRSVSNSXLSVFLKRLLNQARPATTSRTDPGMPSSHAQSMSFISVFAVLSDKSKLEPRHPLFPLPTVKTDWSMLLLCSYGMAWNQRSLPVPKHAHPRIGFIFCKCFNYSIRMLLNSFSFLVNQFALISPSANVQIRLRVSQKLHTSNQVVVGGLMGSVFCIFRYKTWNLLLLEAYESSLLLQLYVFLVASAYTLAFAAYVVLNWFRHDR from the exons ATGCCAAAAAGAAATGGCCAAGAATCTAATCTGAAAGCATAC AAAAAATATACCAATAAAACGCGCCAGAGGATTACCTCATTTCGAGCAAACAACGTTCAACGCGACTTGAATGTTAATTTTCAGAGCCATAGTTCGATCATCGCTCCCTCGTGGGTTTTCCTGTCGCTAGGATCTATGACCGTTTTAGTCAAGAGATTTGCTAGCAATGACTTGTCGGAGCTCTGGAACGAGTTGGTCTCCCGCGGTCGGATCGAAGCCATCTTTAATCGTTTG AGAAAATGGGTTGTGTCTGCTCTATTTGCTTCCATCATCATTCTTCTGCGGCATGATGGTACTGCGTTGTGGGCAATCATTCGTTCCGTTTCGAATTC GCTGTCTGTATTCCTCAAACGTTTACTTAACCAAGCGAGGCCTGCTACAACCTCGCGAACTGATCCCGGGATGCCATCTTCCCATGCCCAGTCCATGTCCTTCATATCTGTGTTTGCGGTTTTGTCTGATAAAAGCAAACTTGAACCGAGACATCCATTGTTTCCACTACCAACGGTTAAGACAGATTGGTCAATGTTATTATTGTGCAGTTATGGAATGGCTTGGAACCAACGAAGTCTCCCTGTTCCTAAGCATGCTCATCCTCGCATTGGGTTCATATTTTGTAAGTGTTTCAACTATTCGATTCGCATGCTTTTAAACTCATTTAGTTTCTTGGTAAACCAATTTGCATTGATCTCTCCCTCTGCAAATGTGCAGATACGGTTAAGGGTTTCTCAGAAACTTCACACAAGCAATCAAGTGGTAGTTGGTGGGTTGATGGGTTCTGTTTTCTGCATCTTTCGGTACAAAACGTGGAACTTGCTTCTTCTTGAAGCCTACGAGTCATCTCTATTACTCCAACTATATGTGTTTCTGGTTGCATCTGCATATACGCTAGCTTTTGCAGCCTACGTTGTACTCAACTGGTTCAGACACGATAGATGA
- the LOC103841013 gene encoding uncharacterized protein LOC103841013, with protein sequence MDSISFANVKAEKAKALHRFQRIGFLFRAAEICLALLLLCWIFSSLPFAARISGEFLRRLACVVSSPLFIFVLGNSIVVALLTTKSTVFSSGGDGGGEADIYDVFIRSGENRASSSDVRDIPEEPTVYYDKQMIGTETESVSNSIPTVAREDHVTTEPEKETVTVTDVVKDYSPPPTKVYRRSKSEKQRQDTVTKPSLRRSETEKCRETVKQCEEVPFPEDNLTNEEFQKTIEAFIAKQLIFRRRESLAVVIP encoded by the coding sequence atggATTCGATCTCTTTCGCCAACGTGAAAGCAGAGAAAGCCAAGGCGCTGCATCGTTTCCAGCGCATTGGTTTCCTCTTCCGCGCAGCAGAGATCTGCCTTGCTCTTCTCTTGCTCTGTTGGATCTTCTCCTCCCTTCCTTTCGCCGCTCGTATCTCCGGCGAGTTTCTCCGTCGTCTCGCTTGCGTCGTCTCCTCTCCTCTCTTCATCTTCGTCCTCGGTAACTCCATCGTCGTCGCCCTTCTCACCACCAAATCCACCGTCTTCTCCAGCGGTGGCGACGGCGGAGGAGAGGCGGATATCTACGACGTGTTCATCAGATCCGGTGAGAATCGCGCCAGTTCTTCCGACGTTAGAGATATCCCGGAAGAGCCCACCGTTTACTACGACAAACAGATGATCGGCACTGAAACAGAATCGGTTTCAAATTCAATTCCGACGGTGGCGCGTGAAGATCACGTGACAACCGAACCGGAGAAGGAAACGGTTACGGTTACTGATGTAGTGAAGGATTATTCTCCTCCTCCGACAAAAGTCTATCGAAGAAGCAAATCGGAAAAACAGAGACAAGATACTGTGACGAAGCCTTCGCTCCGGCGATCGGAGACAGAGAAGTGCCGTGAAACCGTTAAGCAGTGCGAAGAAGTGCCGTTTCCGGAGGATAATCTGACAAACGAAGAGTTTCAGAAAACGATCGAAGCATTCATCGCCAAACAGTTGATTTTCCGTCGCCGAGAATCCCTCGCCGTCGTTATCCCATAA
- the LOC103841099 gene encoding salicylate/benzoate carboxyl methyltransferase, which translates to MLIRDPLVDALSMKEGNGEHSYDTNSHYQRSVFSEIEHVVIESFIEMLMNLDYLEYIKVAGCSSGRNTLFAMSEIVNTIIQSYHQKGRLNAPEIECCLNDLPHNDFNTTFKLVPSFLEKLKIEVKGKCFVSGVPKSFYSRLFPSMSLHLAHSSFSLHWLSKVPDGLENNNTSIHINDTSPPDVYKSYLNQFKNDFSLFLRMRSEEIVPNGQMVLTFVGRKVSDPLSKDCFQVWSLLSDCILDLVSEVKRAMGRRYSYSQPSESEDYGGNSRDSSGYSSTEELIRRDQAELGHSEFPEPHQYPPQPEVEFGFPQICYCGAQPILATNRSDPGRRYYTCENIDDGECLVWKSWDLAVMEEMRARDRHTLELAEKVDSLTIMSDYETEQKVAKLELIVSELGNKNSRLNKRFDMVVGLVFVLLVAIGLVVMFK; encoded by the exons ATGTTAATCAGGGACCCTTTGGTGGATGCTCTTAGTATGAAAGAGGGAAATGGTGAACACAGTTACGATACCAATTCTCATTATCAG agaagTGTTTTCTCCGAGATAGAACATGTGGTGATAGAGAGCTTCATAGAAATGTTAATGAATTTGGACTATCTCGAATACATCAAAGTGGCTGGTTGTTCTTCTGGAAGAAACACGTTGTTTGCCATGTCCGAGATTGTCAACACGATAATACAATCATACCATCAAAAAGGTCGACTCAACGCACCAGAGATCGAGTGTTGTCTGAACGATCTTCCACATAACGACTTCAACACTACCTTCAAGTTGGTACCTTCCTTTCTAGAGAAGCTGAAGATTGAGGTCAAAGGAAAGTGCTTCGTGTCAGGAGTCCCAAAATCTTTCTATTCAAGGCTGTTCCCAAGCATGTCTCTTCATCTTGCTCATTCATCTTTTAGTCTCCATTGGCTTTCTAAGGTCCCTGATGGTCTCGAGAACAACAATACAAGCATCCATATCAATGATACATCCCCTCCAGATGTCTACAAAAGTTATTTGAATCAGTTCAAGAATGATTTCTCGTTGTTCTTAAGAATGCGTTCAGAAGAGATAGTGCCTAATGGGCAGATGGTTCTCACGTTCGTGGGAAGAAAGGTTTCTGATCCTTTATCCAAAGATTGTTTTCAGGTTTGGTCGTTGTTATCCGATTGCATCCTTGATCTAGTGTCCGAG GTTAAGAGAGCAATGGGACGTCGTTATAGCTATAGTCAGCCATCAGAGTCCGAGGACTATGGTGGGAACTCAAGAGACAGCAGTGGGTATAGCTCTACAGAGGAGCTCATTCGGCGTGATCAAGCAGAGCTAGGCCACTCAGAGTTCCCCGAACCACATCAGTATCCTCCTCAACCCGAAGTCGAGTTTGGTTTCCCACAAATCTGCTACTGTGGAGCTCAACCTATTCTTGCTACAAACCGCTCTGATCCAGGCAGAAGATATTACACATGTGAGAACATTGATGATGGCGAGTGTCTTGTTTGGAAGTCATGGGACCTCGCGGTTATGGAGGAGATGAGAGCAAGGGATAGACACACACTTGAGCTCGCTGAAAAGGTTGACTCTCTAACCATTATGAGTGACTATGAAACAGAGCAGAAGGTGGCTAAGTTAGAGTTGATTGTTTCTGAGCTAGGTAACAAGAATTCTAGGTTGAACAAGAGATTTGACATGGTTGTTGGTTTAGTGTTCGTTCTTCTTGTGGCAATAGGTTTGGTTGTAATGTTTAAGTAA
- the LOC108869686 gene encoding uncharacterized protein LOC108869686 yields the protein MSKSLFMRIVHRLSTEVEYFAATEDAVGRRSLSPLQKCTAAIRQLAYGGGADTVDEYVRLGESTARNCLHNFTAAIIDLFGDEYLRRPTPEDLERLLHKGEERGFPGMIGSIDCTMNDLNILDRSPVFDDIINGIAPKVNYNVNGREYDLAYYLTDGIYPEWATFIKSISLPQGEKDSLFAKRQESARKDVERAFGVLQARFAVIKNPSKLWSKSKISKIMRACIILHNMIVEDEERTDTRDETFHDQDISFCVKMPTELFDALDRRARVRDRPVHRQLKHDLIEHLWDKFGDE from the exons ATGAGCAAGTCATTGTTCATGCGGATTGTGCATCGCCTCTCTACGGAAGTGGAGTATTTTGCTGCAACGGAAGATGCAGTCGGAAGGCGTAGTCTATCACCGCTCCAGAAATGCACAGCAGCAATACGTCAATTAGCATATGGGGGTGGGGCTGATACGGTGGACGAATATGTCAGACTTGGTGAATCAACAGCTCGGAATTGCTTGCACAATTTTACTGCCGCAATCATCGACTTGTTTGGCGATGAGTACCTAAGACGTCCAACACCCGAAGATCTTGAAAGGCTACTACACAAGGGAGAAGAACGTGGATTTCCCGGGATGATtggaagcatcgact GTACTATGAACGATCTTAATATTCTTGATCgatcacctgtttttgatgacattattaACGGAATTGCTCCCAAAGTCAATTACAATGTCAACGGCAGGGAGTACGATTTGGCCTATTATCTTACAGATGGTATTTATCCGGAATGGGCGACATTTATTAAATCTATTAGTCTCCCACAGGGTGAAAAAGATTCATTATTTGCAAAAAGACAGGAATCTGCCCGAAAAGATGTTGAGCGTGCCTTCGGAGTCCTGCAAGCTAGATTCGCCGTTATTAAAAATCCATCAAAGTTATGGAGTAAATCGAAGATATCAAAAATTATGAGAGCttgtatcatactccataatatgattgtcgaaGATGAAGAACGTACGGATACTCGAGATGAGACATTTCACGATCAGGATATTTCTTTTTGCGTCAAGATGCCTACTGAGCTTTTCGATGCACTTGATCGCCGAGCTAGAGTTCGGGATAGACCAGTCCATAGACAACTAAAACATGATTTGATCGAACATCTATGGGATAAATTTGGAGATGAATAA